From Spirosoma aerolatum, one genomic window encodes:
- a CDS encoding alpha/beta hydrolase family protein encodes MKTVLSLLIILSLITQSFAQNLVAKVDSGRIDGARYVILFPQNWKGKLVMYAHGYEFMGARPLQSQNPGFANAMKPFLERGFAVAASDYQYQGFALPQGVDDTEALRMLFVKTYGKPDSTFMVGHSMGGGVTVATIENFGANYNGGLPLCPLSSRPYLQCRKEFDMYATFNGLFPGIVTSLTDIFDLSKPYQAQPIQAMVTKAKAIRTAILAKDSVLAVAFANRFDLQLDDLPFSLFFNENVLRDLAQKAKGNPFDNTNTVYSGFPNNLEVNQKAERLAATANPNVIFAKYDRTGNINKPVLLMHTLYDQLIPPTYGVVNFENMVHQQQKDTYFTVKYTNGRGHCQFTPQQTAQAFDALRNWVKTGKKPTAGFIN; translated from the coding sequence ATGAAAACAGTCCTAAGCCTACTCATTATCCTATCCCTCATCACCCAATCGTTCGCGCAAAATCTGGTAGCGAAAGTCGATTCGGGCCGTATCGATGGGGCGCGGTATGTGATTCTGTTTCCGCAAAACTGGAAAGGGAAGCTGGTCATGTATGCGCATGGCTACGAGTTTATGGGGGCTCGGCCGTTGCAGAGTCAGAACCCTGGCTTTGCCAATGCGATGAAGCCTTTTCTAGAACGCGGTTTTGCCGTGGCTGCGTCAGATTACCAGTACCAGGGGTTTGCGTTGCCGCAAGGCGTGGATGATACGGAAGCGCTACGAATGCTCTTTGTTAAAACCTACGGCAAACCCGATTCGACGTTCATGGTTGGGCATTCGATGGGCGGTGGTGTTACCGTGGCTACCATCGAAAACTTTGGCGCCAACTACAACGGTGGGCTACCCCTCTGCCCGCTTTCGAGCCGGCCGTATTTGCAGTGCCGGAAAGAGTTCGATATGTATGCTACGTTCAATGGGTTGTTTCCGGGTATTGTAACCTCGCTGACCGACATTTTCGATCTGTCGAAACCCTATCAGGCCCAACCGATCCAGGCTATGGTAACGAAAGCGAAGGCCATTCGAACGGCGATCCTGGCTAAAGATTCGGTGCTGGCTGTTGCCTTTGCCAATCGTTTCGATCTGCAACTCGACGACCTGCCGTTTTCGCTGTTTTTCAATGAAAATGTTCTGCGCGACCTGGCCCAGAAGGCAAAAGGCAACCCGTTCGACAACACCAATACCGTTTACAGTGGTTTTCCGAACAATCTGGAAGTCAACCAGAAAGCAGAACGGCTGGCGGCAACGGCTAATCCCAATGTGATCTTTGCCAAATACGACCGAACGGGCAACATCAATAAACCCGTACTGCTGATGCACACCCTCTACGACCAGTTGATCCCTCCCACTTATGGCGTTGTCAACTTCGAGAACATGGTGCATCAGCAGCAGAAAGACACCTACTTTACTGTCAAGTACACCAACGGGCGTGGGCATTGCCAGTTCACTCCACAACAAACCGCCCAGGCGTTCGATGCGCTGAGGAACTGGGTGAAAACAGGTAAAAAACCAACCGCAGGCTTTATAAATTGA
- a CDS encoding 5-methyltetrahydropteroyltriglutamate--homocysteine S-methyltransferase has protein sequence MKTPPFRADHVGSLLRTPEVKEYRLKWKKGEITADELRAIEDTAIAETVKKLESTGMRSITDGEFRRDYFHLDFLKELAGVSITGGIEANPNAKVAEDGFKPPVLSVTGKLKHVTDIQVADFNFLKSVTTQTPKVSIPSPTMIHFRGGRKSIDIESYPDMDEFFHDLSAAYREEIDHLYQAGLRYLQLDDTNLAYLCDPKMRAAAIERGEDPNLLPKTYAALINSVIDGRPDDLTVGIHLCRGNYRSTWFAEGGYEPVAEVLFNEINVDAYFLEYDDERSGDFAPLRFVPKNKMVVLGIISSKVRELEDIDDLCKRIDEAAHYMPLDNLCVSPQCGFSSTHHGNDLTYDDQWRKIELVVNTARKVWGTA, from the coding sequence ATGAAAACTCCCCCTTTTCGTGCCGACCATGTGGGTAGCCTCCTGCGCACCCCGGAAGTAAAAGAATACCGCCTGAAATGGAAAAAAGGCGAGATTACGGCCGATGAGCTACGGGCCATTGAAGATACCGCGATTGCCGAAACCGTTAAAAAACTGGAATCGACCGGGATGCGCTCGATTACCGACGGTGAGTTCCGCCGGGATTATTTCCACCTCGATTTCCTGAAAGAACTGGCTGGGGTTTCGATAACGGGCGGCATCGAAGCCAATCCGAACGCGAAGGTGGCCGAAGACGGATTTAAACCACCTGTGCTCAGTGTAACAGGCAAGCTCAAACACGTTACAGATATTCAGGTAGCCGATTTCAACTTCCTGAAGTCTGTAACAACCCAAACGCCCAAAGTCTCGATTCCGTCGCCCACCATGATTCACTTCCGGGGAGGCCGGAAATCCATCGACATCGAATCGTATCCTGATATGGATGAGTTTTTCCATGACCTCTCTGCGGCCTATCGGGAAGAAATCGATCATCTGTATCAGGCAGGTTTGCGGTATCTGCAACTGGACGATACGAACCTGGCTTACCTCTGCGACCCCAAGATGCGCGCTGCTGCCATTGAACGGGGTGAAGACCCGAACCTGCTTCCCAAAACCTACGCGGCTTTGATCAATTCTGTAATCGATGGGCGGCCCGACGACCTGACGGTAGGTATTCATCTGTGCCGGGGCAATTACCGTAGCACCTGGTTTGCCGAAGGAGGGTACGAGCCGGTGGCCGAAGTTCTGTTTAACGAAATCAACGTCGATGCCTATTTCCTCGAATACGACGACGAACGATCTGGCGATTTTGCACCGTTACGATTTGTGCCGAAAAACAAGATGGTGGTACTGGGAATCATTTCATCGAAAGTGCGCGAACTGGAAGACATTGACGACCTCTGCAAACGCATCGATGAAGCCGCCCACTACATGCCGCTGGATAACCTCTGCGTAAGCCCACAATGCGGATTCTCGTCAACGCATCACGGCAACGACCTCACTTACGACGACCAATGGCGCAAAATTGAACTAGTCGTCAATACCGCCCGGAAAGTCTGGGGAACAGCGTAA
- a CDS encoding feruloyl-CoA synthase yields MTSPYKTIEFGPTTTRKQVDADGCIRLELEQPLGAYPAKPGEKLLYWATHRSEGTFLARRGADGEWIRLSYRSTLEQVKSIAQYLLNLAIGPDESIVILSENSLEHALLALAAMHIGVPYSPISPQYSLLSTDLGRLKHCLQVMTPKVVFVQNHTAYARAIALAKSLFPEVLIITATPGNEVDFSELLNMVPTDAVDQAFERVTADTVAKILFTSGSTGLPKGVINTHGMWCANLQQITQTFPFMATEPPVFIDWLPWNHTFGGNHNVGLALYNGGSLYIDDGKPTPAGIETTVQNLREISPTVYFNVPKGFEMLIPYFEREPALRETFFARLSMLFYAGASLAQPIWNRLEELAVETIGERIPIITGLGCTESGPSALFANWGGSFSGLLGVPVAGMSVKLVPDNDKLEARYKAPNVTPGYWRNAEATQKAFDDEGYYKTGDAVKFLDERDPSKGLVFDGRIAEDFKLSTGTWVNVGILRMKIIAAGSPIVQDAVIAGLDRDYASAILFLNIDACRKLAKLAPDVHYRDAFQTMAVTDFVDQLLSKLNETAMGSADRLGKMIIAHDPPSIDTGEITDKGSLNQRAILANRPHLIEQLYSAEYSH; encoded by the coding sequence ATGACATCTCCTTACAAAACCATTGAATTCGGGCCGACGACTACCCGAAAACAGGTTGATGCCGATGGCTGCATCCGGTTAGAACTGGAACAGCCACTGGGTGCTTATCCCGCTAAACCAGGCGAAAAGCTACTGTATTGGGCCACCCATCGGTCAGAGGGTACCTTTCTGGCTCGTCGCGGGGCGGATGGAGAGTGGATTCGATTATCGTATCGGTCTACGCTGGAGCAGGTGAAATCCATTGCCCAATACCTCCTGAATCTGGCCATTGGCCCCGACGAGTCGATTGTCATTCTGTCTGAAAACAGCCTCGAACATGCGCTACTGGCGTTGGCGGCAATGCACATAGGCGTTCCATACAGCCCCATTTCGCCACAGTACTCGCTCTTATCAACCGATCTAGGGCGGCTGAAGCATTGTTTGCAGGTGATGACGCCCAAAGTTGTTTTTGTTCAGAACCACACAGCGTATGCCCGTGCCATTGCCTTAGCCAAATCGCTTTTCCCGGAAGTCCTCATCATCACAGCTACGCCCGGCAATGAGGTGGACTTTTCTGAGCTACTGAACATGGTGCCAACCGATGCCGTCGATCAGGCATTTGAGCGCGTCACGGCCGATACGGTTGCCAAAATTCTGTTTACATCGGGTTCAACGGGCTTGCCGAAGGGTGTTATCAATACCCACGGCATGTGGTGCGCCAATTTGCAGCAGATTACGCAGACGTTTCCGTTTATGGCTACCGAGCCCCCGGTTTTCATCGACTGGCTTCCGTGGAACCACACCTTCGGGGGTAATCATAACGTCGGGCTGGCGCTCTACAATGGTGGTTCGCTCTATATCGACGATGGCAAACCCACTCCGGCCGGTATTGAAACAACGGTGCAGAACCTCCGGGAAATTTCACCAACGGTTTACTTCAATGTCCCCAAAGGCTTTGAGATGCTGATTCCCTATTTTGAGCGCGAGCCAGCCCTTCGGGAAACCTTTTTCGCCCGGCTTTCGATGCTGTTCTATGCAGGAGCCAGTCTGGCGCAACCGATCTGGAACCGACTGGAAGAACTGGCTGTCGAGACCATTGGCGAGCGGATTCCGATCATCACGGGTCTGGGCTGCACCGAATCGGGACCATCGGCCCTTTTTGCCAATTGGGGTGGCAGTTTTTCGGGTTTATTGGGCGTACCTGTTGCCGGTATGAGCGTGAAGCTGGTGCCCGACAATGATAAACTGGAAGCTCGTTACAAAGCCCCAAACGTAACCCCCGGCTACTGGCGCAATGCAGAGGCCACTCAAAAAGCGTTTGACGACGAGGGCTATTACAAAACGGGCGACGCCGTGAAATTTCTGGATGAGAGAGACCCCAGCAAAGGGCTCGTTTTCGACGGGCGCATTGCGGAAGATTTCAAACTATCGACTGGTACCTGGGTCAACGTAGGAATACTGCGTATGAAAATCATTGCGGCAGGTTCGCCTATCGTGCAGGATGCCGTTATTGCTGGACTCGACCGGGATTATGCCAGCGCCATCCTGTTCCTGAACATCGATGCCTGCCGTAAACTAGCCAAGCTGGCTCCCGATGTACACTACCGGGATGCTTTTCAGACAATGGCCGTAACGGATTTTGTCGACCAATTGCTTAGCAAACTCAATGAAACTGCAATGGGCAGTGCAGATCGCCTAGGCAAAATGATTATCGCTCATGATCCACCCTCTATCGACACAGGCGAAATAACCGATAAAGGGTCCCTGAACCAGCGAGCCATTTTAGCCAACCGACCGCACTTGATTGAACAGCTTTATAGTGCGGAATACAGCCATTAA
- a CDS encoding crotonase/enoyl-CoA hydratase family protein, with protein MNDLNNMAALVEIEQDGELLFVKLNRPQKRNAVNDALILALEAVFSNMPDGVKCAVLHSEGDHFSAGLDLSELQERDIIEGLHHSRMWHRVLDKIQFGKVPVVAVLKGACVGGGLEIASACHIRVAEASTFYALPEGQRGIFVGGGASVRLPKLIGVARMADMMFTGRTISAEEGVWMGFSQYVTMAGEGLEKGIELARRIAQNAPLTNYALMHVLPRIADSSQSEGLLMESLMATIAQSSPEAKQRLTEFLEGRAKKVGQ; from the coding sequence ATGAATGACCTTAATAACATGGCTGCTTTAGTAGAAATTGAGCAAGATGGCGAACTGCTTTTTGTCAAACTGAACCGCCCACAAAAGCGAAACGCAGTAAACGATGCGCTCATTCTGGCATTGGAAGCCGTATTCTCCAACATGCCAGACGGGGTAAAATGTGCGGTGCTCCACAGCGAAGGCGACCATTTCAGTGCTGGGCTCGACCTGTCTGAATTGCAGGAACGGGATATTATTGAAGGGCTGCACCATTCACGCATGTGGCACCGGGTACTCGACAAAATCCAGTTTGGAAAGGTGCCGGTTGTAGCGGTATTGAAAGGAGCCTGTGTGGGTGGGGGCCTGGAGATTGCGTCGGCCTGTCATATTCGGGTAGCCGAAGCCAGTACGTTTTATGCCTTACCCGAAGGGCAACGGGGCATTTTTGTCGGCGGTGGAGCATCGGTCCGGCTTCCCAAACTAATAGGCGTAGCTCGTATGGCCGACATGATGTTTACCGGACGGACGATCTCGGCCGAAGAAGGTGTCTGGATGGGGTTTTCCCAGTACGTGACCATGGCTGGGGAGGGGCTTGAAAAAGGGATTGAACTAGCCAGAAGGATTGCCCAGAACGCTCCTTTGACCAACTATGCTCTTATGCACGTACTCCCCCGTATTGCCGATTCATCGCAATCGGAAGGATTACTGATGGAAAGCCTGATGGCTACCATTGCCCAGTCATCGCCCGAAGCCAAACAGCGATTAACCGAATTCCTGGAAGGGCGCGCCAAAAAAGTCGGGCAGTGA
- a CDS encoding DUF3237 domain-containing protein, which translates to MKRQLLILLALIGSITGALAQKPQRYDIPQLELVCELRVKVGAPYVVGETPHGLRRIIPITGGTFDGPRIQGEILPGGADWQIVRKDGVAELEAHYQLKTLDGVTIYITNTGLRVATPEVAARIGRGEQVSPSEYYFRTVPKFEAPTGKYEWLNNAIFIATAIRNPDNVLITVWQVK; encoded by the coding sequence ATGAAACGCCAACTCCTTATCCTGCTTGCACTAATTGGGTCAATTACTGGCGCACTTGCTCAGAAACCCCAGCGGTACGACATCCCACAACTGGAGCTTGTCTGCGAACTACGTGTGAAAGTCGGTGCTCCTTATGTGGTCGGGGAAACCCCTCACGGGTTGCGTCGTATCATTCCTATTACGGGAGGAACGTTTGACGGGCCCCGTATTCAAGGTGAAATCCTACCCGGAGGGGCCGATTGGCAAATCGTCCGAAAAGACGGTGTTGCCGAGCTGGAAGCTCATTATCAGCTCAAAACCCTCGATGGGGTCACGATCTACATCACCAACACAGGCCTTCGGGTTGCAACGCCCGAAGTAGCTGCGCGTATTGGTCGTGGTGAACAGGTAAGCCCGAGCGAATACTATTTCCGAACGGTCCCCAAATTCGAGGCACCAACCGGTAAATATGAGTGGCTGAACAACGCCATTTTCATCGCTACGGCAATTCGGAACCCAGATAACGTGCTCATTACCGTCTGGCAGGTGAAATAA
- the pcaF gene encoding 3-oxoadipyl-CoA thiolase, with product MNEAYIIDAIRTPIGSFGGSLSTIRADDLAALPIKELLKRNPGLPPHAVDDVILGCHNQAGEDNRNVARMALLLAGLPYTVPGETVNRLCSSGMSAVIHANRAIKAGDGDVFIAGGVEHMTRGPWVMSKTSKPFGNDAQLFDSSFGWRFINPKMQALYGTDAMGVTAENLVELYNISREDQDLFAYRSQQKASQSQQSGRLSEEIMPVELPTKKGAPLLFAYDEFVKPNTSLDVLATLKPVFRKEGSVTAGNSAGLNDGAAALLIASEEAISRYQFIPKARIVASAVVGVEPRIMGIGPVPATQKALKKAGLTLADIDVIELNEAFAAQSLACTRQLGLPDDDPRINPNGGAIALGHPLGMSGARLIQTATLELQKQQKRYALATMCVGVGMGYAVILERVN from the coding sequence ATGAACGAAGCTTATATCATCGACGCCATCCGTACCCCGATTGGAAGTTTCGGCGGTAGCCTCTCGACCATTCGGGCCGACGACCTGGCGGCATTACCGATCAAAGAACTACTCAAACGCAATCCTGGCCTGCCTCCCCATGCGGTTGATGACGTGATACTTGGCTGTCATAATCAGGCGGGCGAAGACAACCGGAATGTGGCCCGAATGGCACTGTTGCTGGCCGGTCTGCCTTACACCGTTCCGGGCGAAACCGTCAACCGGCTGTGTTCGTCGGGCATGTCGGCAGTGATTCATGCCAATCGGGCAATCAAAGCGGGTGATGGGGATGTGTTTATTGCCGGGGGGGTAGAACACATGACCCGTGGGCCGTGGGTGATGTCGAAAACCTCGAAACCGTTTGGCAACGACGCTCAACTGTTCGACTCCAGCTTTGGCTGGCGATTCATCAATCCAAAAATGCAGGCTTTGTATGGTACGGATGCAATGGGGGTAACGGCCGAAAATCTGGTCGAACTGTACAACATCAGTCGCGAAGACCAGGACTTATTTGCGTATCGGTCGCAGCAAAAGGCTTCCCAGTCCCAGCAATCAGGTCGATTATCGGAAGAAATCATGCCCGTTGAACTCCCAACGAAAAAAGGAGCGCCATTGCTGTTTGCCTACGACGAATTTGTAAAGCCGAATACCTCGCTGGACGTTCTGGCTACACTGAAACCTGTGTTCAGAAAAGAAGGCAGCGTAACGGCCGGAAACTCAGCAGGCCTGAACGATGGAGCAGCCGCCTTACTCATTGCGTCGGAAGAGGCCATCAGTCGGTATCAGTTCATTCCCAAAGCCCGCATCGTTGCATCGGCCGTAGTGGGTGTAGAGCCGCGTATCATGGGGATTGGGCCCGTACCTGCTACTCAGAAAGCGTTGAAAAAAGCCGGATTGACTTTGGCCGACATCGACGTGATTGAGCTTAACGAAGCGTTTGCTGCCCAGTCGCTGGCTTGTACCCGACAATTGGGCCTGCCCGACGATGACCCTCGCATCAACCCCAACGGAGGTGCCATTGCACTGGGCCATCCGTTGGGCATGTCGGGTGCCCGACTGATTCAAACAGCAACGCTTGAATTACAAAAGCAGCAAAAACGCTATGCCCTTGCCACCATGTGTGTAGGCGTCGGTATGGGCTACGCCGTCATTCTGGAACGAGTGAATTAA
- a CDS encoding 3-oxoacid CoA-transferase produces the protein MKTVPILTLTQAAALVRDGDTLLQGGFGMTGNPVHLMHALAELGTKNLTFIGNNTGETGLGGGRLLRNGQLRKLIGSFFTSNPDAVKAAQSGQVEYELLPQGTLAEAIRAGGAGIGGFYTPTSAGTPLAQGRETKIIDGVEHVFIKSIRGNVAFIRAWRADTAGNLQYRMTENNFNKAMATAADLVIAEVEEIVPVGQIAPECVHTPGCFIDYLVQATLKPEDLGMSASVSSSKKVDEVRMNMARRALTELKKGDVVNLGIGIPTLVADLITDEQGIMLHTENGMLGVGPVPADGGGAMDYPVNAGKIPVTALKGSSYFDSADSFAMIRGGHIDVAIMGGLEVDEAANLANWAVPGKPLLGVGGAMDLAKGAKRLIITMTHTNPDGSSKIVPQCTLPLTATGVVDLVITDLAVFGYPDGQLTLVELMPGATLEDVQTKTSANFLMNERAKE, from the coding sequence ATGAAAACAGTCCCAATCCTGACACTAACTCAGGCGGCTGCGTTAGTACGCGATGGCGACACCCTTTTACAGGGCGGCTTTGGCATGACGGGCAACCCTGTTCATTTAATGCACGCCCTGGCGGAGTTAGGCACGAAGAATCTGACATTTATCGGCAATAACACAGGTGAAACAGGGCTTGGTGGCGGGCGATTATTGCGAAATGGGCAGCTCAGAAAGCTGATCGGCTCTTTTTTTACCTCCAATCCCGATGCCGTTAAAGCCGCCCAAAGCGGTCAGGTTGAGTACGAATTACTACCCCAGGGCACGTTGGCCGAAGCCATACGGGCCGGAGGGGCTGGTATTGGAGGCTTTTACACACCCACATCAGCAGGGACGCCTTTAGCACAAGGTCGAGAAACGAAGATCATCGACGGTGTTGAGCATGTATTTATTAAAAGCATTCGGGGCAATGTGGCCTTCATTCGGGCCTGGCGGGCCGATACGGCGGGTAATCTCCAGTACCGCATGACCGAAAACAATTTCAATAAGGCGATGGCAACAGCCGCTGACCTGGTCATTGCCGAAGTAGAAGAGATTGTACCTGTAGGGCAGATTGCGCCCGAATGTGTGCATACGCCCGGTTGCTTTATCGATTATCTGGTGCAAGCCACGTTAAAGCCGGAAGATCTGGGCATGTCAGCATCCGTATCGTCGTCCAAAAAAGTCGATGAGGTGCGGATGAACATGGCTCGTCGGGCATTGACCGAACTGAAGAAAGGGGATGTGGTCAATCTGGGCATCGGTATACCAACCCTCGTTGCCGATCTGATTACCGACGAACAGGGTATCATGCTCCACACCGAAAACGGCATGTTGGGTGTAGGCCCCGTTCCGGCCGACGGCGGTGGGGCGATGGACTATCCGGTCAATGCTGGGAAAATTCCGGTAACCGCCCTTAAAGGCAGCAGCTACTTCGACAGCGCCGACTCGTTTGCCATGATTCGGGGTGGCCATATCGACGTAGCCATTATGGGCGGGCTGGAAGTTGACGAAGCCGCTAACTTGGCGAACTGGGCCGTTCCCGGCAAGCCGTTACTAGGTGTTGGCGGGGCGATGGACCTGGCCAAAGGGGCTAAACGACTGATCATCACCATGACCCATACCAATCCCGACGGTTCGTCCAAGATTGTCCCGCAGTGTACGCTTCCGCTCACCGCCACTGGCGTAGTCGATCTGGTCATCACCGATTTAGCCGTATTTGGTTATCCTGATGGGCAACTAACCCTGGTAGAACTCATGCCCGGTGCCACATTGGAGGACGTACAGACGAAAACAAGCGCGAATTTTTTAATGAACGAAAGAGCGAAAGAGTGA
- a CDS encoding 4-hydroxybenzoate 3-monooxygenase: protein MNHHTQVGIIGAGPAGLLLAQLLHRQGIRSVVLENRSRERVESRQRAGLLEQNTVDILRQAGATDRLDREGLVHDGVILSYNGQRHRIDLAERTGGSRVTIYAQTELVKDLIRLRLDAGGDLLFEAEATTIEGLESEQPTIQYTYQGETHTLTCDFVAGCDGFHGISRSTIPASLTTVYDKTYPYCWLGILAKVPPSTDELIYAYHERGFALHSMRSPEISRLYVQCSVTDTLDDWPDERIWAELQIRLGTAGWLLTEGPILEKTITPMRSFVSEPMQFGRLFLAGDSAHIVPPTGAKGLNMAVADTEQLFNALMSWYREGSSAALTNYTDCCMRRVWRVQEFSNFMTELLHHNPERSSFDTHLQASRFNQLITGRTASTLIAENYVGLAAKQASMQTQEALHPPTLSER from the coding sequence ATGAATCATCACACGCAGGTAGGCATCATCGGAGCGGGGCCAGCCGGACTATTGTTAGCCCAGCTATTGCATCGGCAGGGGATTCGGTCAGTCGTGCTGGAAAACCGATCACGGGAACGCGTCGAAAGTCGTCAGCGGGCGGGTTTGCTCGAACAGAACACGGTGGATATTCTCCGGCAGGCAGGTGCGACGGATCGACTCGACCGGGAAGGCCTTGTGCATGATGGTGTTATTCTGAGCTACAATGGCCAGCGCCATCGCATCGACCTGGCCGAGCGAACGGGCGGCTCCCGCGTAACGATCTACGCTCAGACCGAACTGGTAAAAGACCTTATTCGGCTCCGGCTCGATGCGGGTGGCGACTTACTGTTTGAAGCCGAGGCCACGACTATCGAAGGCTTGGAAAGCGAGCAACCAACCATTCAGTATACTTACCAGGGAGAAACTCACACCCTCACCTGCGATTTTGTAGCGGGTTGCGATGGCTTTCACGGCATTTCTCGGTCAACCATACCAGCCTCACTGACTACCGTTTACGACAAAACGTACCCCTATTGCTGGCTAGGTATTCTGGCCAAAGTCCCCCCTTCAACCGACGAACTTATTTATGCGTATCATGAGCGGGGGTTTGCCCTGCACAGTATGCGTTCGCCCGAAATCTCCCGGCTATACGTGCAATGTTCCGTAACCGACACCCTCGACGACTGGCCTGACGAACGCATATGGGCTGAATTACAGATTCGGCTGGGAACGGCGGGCTGGCTATTGACTGAGGGGCCTATTCTGGAAAAAACCATCACGCCCATGCGCAGCTTCGTGAGCGAACCCATGCAATTCGGGCGGCTGTTTCTGGCTGGCGATTCGGCCCATATTGTGCCGCCAACGGGTGCAAAAGGGCTGAATATGGCTGTAGCCGATACAGAGCAACTTTTCAATGCCCTGATGAGCTGGTATCGGGAAGGCAGTTCAGCGGCTTTGACTAACTACACCGATTGCTGTATGCGTCGGGTTTGGCGGGTACAGGAGTTTTCCAATTTCATGACCGAACTGCTGCATCACAATCCAGAACGATCTTCATTCGATACCCATTTGCAGGCATCCCGATTCAACCAGCTAATCACCGGTCGAACGGCCTCTACGCTCATAGCTGAAAACTACGTTGGGTTAGCGGCCAAGCAGGCAAGTATGCAAACGCAAGAAGCACTACACCCACCAACCCTTTCTGAACGATGA
- the pcaDC gene encoding bifunctional 3-oxoadipate enol-lactonase/4-carboxymuconolactone decarboxylase PcaDC encodes MAYLQINGNAIHYQLEGLEQGPVLLFSNSLGSDLTMWNDVVEPLRSHFRILRYDTTGHGQTPPSQEPISIADLGQDVLGLLDALGIAQVNFCGLSMGGLIGQWLAVHHPDRINKLVLCNTAARIGTVNAWSERINTVSQQGISAIADAVLNRWLTDGFQQANPESTARLLTMVKANTAEGHVACSAVLRDTDLRATIHHITAPTLIIAGTYDPVTTVSDGQFMQQEIPNAQLCELSAAHMSVVEKADAVVQLLLAFLEEPATQSESLASGPPTQSTYEQGMTVRRAVLGDAHVDRANAGLTDFNADFQDFITRYAWGEIWTRPGLTRHSRSLITLGMLIALNRETEFKMHVRAAFNNGVTLDELKEVIMHSALYCGLPAANAAFQAAQEIINERQP; translated from the coding sequence ATGGCCTATCTACAGATAAACGGGAACGCAATCCACTACCAGCTCGAAGGCCTGGAGCAAGGTCCTGTTCTGCTTTTTTCCAATTCGCTGGGCTCCGATCTGACCATGTGGAACGATGTAGTGGAGCCGTTACGGTCTCATTTTCGGATCCTTCGCTACGACACAACCGGACATGGGCAAACTCCACCTTCACAGGAACCCATCAGTATAGCCGATTTAGGACAGGACGTACTGGGTTTGCTGGATGCGCTAGGTATAGCGCAGGTCAACTTTTGTGGCCTGTCGATGGGTGGGCTGATTGGGCAATGGCTGGCAGTACATCATCCCGACCGAATCAACAAGCTAGTTCTCTGCAATACAGCCGCCAGGATCGGAACCGTTAATGCCTGGAGTGAACGCATCAACACCGTTAGCCAGCAGGGTATTTCGGCCATTGCCGATGCCGTACTGAACCGCTGGCTGACTGATGGATTTCAACAGGCGAATCCAGAGTCGACAGCTCGCTTGCTAACAATGGTTAAGGCGAACACAGCCGAAGGTCATGTAGCGTGCAGTGCAGTTCTTCGAGATACGGATTTACGAGCGACTATCCACCATATTACGGCTCCTACGCTCATCATTGCGGGTACCTACGACCCGGTGACGACCGTTTCCGACGGCCAGTTTATGCAGCAGGAAATACCGAACGCCCAGCTTTGCGAATTGTCGGCGGCTCATATGTCGGTCGTTGAAAAGGCCGATGCTGTGGTGCAACTCCTGCTGGCGTTTTTAGAGGAACCAGCCACCCAAAGCGAGTCATTAGCATCAGGACCGCCCACGCAGAGCACGTATGAACAGGGCATGACCGTTCGGCGGGCCGTTCTGGGTGATGCACATGTCGACCGAGCCAACGCTGGCCTTACCGATTTTAATGCTGATTTTCAGGATTTCATCACTCGCTATGCCTGGGGCGAAATCTGGACCCGACCTGGTTTGACCCGTCACTCCCGTAGCCTGATTACACTGGGGATGCTGATCGCTCTCAATCGCGAAACAGAATTCAAGATGCACGTTCGGGCAGCATTTAACAATGGCGTCACCCTCGACGAACTGAAAGAAGTCATTATGCACTCGGCGTTGTATTGTGGACTACCAGCCGCGAATGCCGCTTTTCAGGCCGCCCAGGAAATTATAAACGAACGCCAGCCATGA